The DNA region AACCGAAGGtcgcaacaacaccagcttcCCATCTACCAGAAACAAGACAGATGCGTGGGCCACATCCTGTGATGGATCACCCTCCAGCAGTTGTCGCTCCGGCAAAACCCAGCTCAGTCCTCTCACTCTTGCAGGTGATCTCACAATGCCGTGAAATGCGATATGGCCGACCTCTATCAGCCGAATCGAGCCTGATACGGGGGCAAAGATGTAGTGATATAACAGATTGTCGTATGTGTAGGCCAATAGTGAGTCTTCACCTGTGGGAGTGATGAGAACCACGGGTGCCGACATCTGTTGAACAAACAGAGCCTTACCGCTATCAAGGGCCGCCTCGCGAGAATATAGACGCAGCTCGAAAGACCTGTTGACCTCGACAGCAGCTACCAGTATATTCTGGTACCAACACAGCCCTCCTCTTACTTGAAACTCGTTTTCCAAGGCATCGTTGGCAAAAGTCTTCCACCGGCCACTGTTCACGCTGTAATGCGCCAGCCCTCTCCGGcccgcaacagcaacataCCGGCCATCAGCCGATATGGCCGTACACTTGATCGGCCATTGACTGAGCAGATAGGTAGATGGTATTCTGGCTGTGTGCCAGAGCGAAGGCTCAGCAGAGATGGATGTGAGGTCGGGCAAGTCATAGCCTCTGTAGACCATGACGCTCGCGGTGCTTTGGAGAACGGTGCGAAACAAGTTTGCAGGACTGTAGCAGCCAGTAACTGCGCTTCGTGCCATTTCCAAAAGCCAAATCGCATCGTGGTTCTTGTTGGTCAAGAGCAGCTCACAAGCGCCACCGACCCAAGCAGCATCCAGGACTCCAGAGAGCCACTCCTCTCCGTTTGTCGAAGCAATCAAATGATCAGCATGAAAGCTGTTGCTGAGTGGCTTTCCGTATACGCTCCACGTGGCCCATCCCTTCTCGTACCCGGCAAACAAGCAATAGCCATCTGGTGAGTAGCTCAGCGTGGTAAGCTTTCCCGATGCACCAGGAGAGACAGGAACACTGTGGGTATGGGAAGATGGGATGTTTCCAGAATAATCGCGAGCCGAATACACGCGGACAGTGCCATCTGCGCAACCAACGGCGATTAATGAGAACCGAGCATTGATCACGCACCGTACAGCATGATGCTGCTCAGTGCTTGGTACATGAAAGCAATAACCCTTGAATAGCTTCTTGGGGTCTGGTGGTTCGTCAGACTCGCTCGACTTCTGATTTGGATTCAGCCGCTGGACCGCATATGCCTTTCCATCACTCGTTATCCAGGTCGAAAGGTTCATAGGCCTGTCGTGCGTCATCTCTTTGACTGTGACCTTTTTCTCCAGCCAAGCCATTCTGCTCAGTAATTCCGTGGTGGTCTGGCTGCCCGAGCTGTCAGGTGACCAACGTATGCACTGTACAGCGGCAGGCTTGCGCgtagccaccaccaactcatcatccaacgCCAAAGCGCTCTCGATCCCAGCATCCACCTTAATCACCATCCGGAAGCGAATGCTCACATCTCGCACGCCGGCCCCTTCACCTGGGCCCCACAGTATCTGATCTGGGGCAGTGTGTCCAGGATCCCCAGCGTGGCTTTGGCGTCTGCGCTGAACATTGGTATGGCTTGTAAAATGCGGTTTGTATACTCGGGAGTCGGCATCTGTGGCCAGGGAATAGGTTATCAGGTATCCCAGGCTTGTATGTACAACAAATATGGCAGAGTCGGGTCGCAAAAGCAAGTTGATGTTTGTTCCATAAGATTCGAGAGAGGCTTCTGATCGCACGACCACGGCAAGGACGACAGTAGGCTAGTAATACGGTGTCAGTACCTCAGCGCAAGGCACATATTAAGCTTCAGAAGGAGACAGCTGTTCCCACCTTGGTCTGCCACACCGTCATGGAGGTGGGTGTGATGGTAGCGAAGAGGTGACCGGACCGAGCCACGCGCAAAGCAACAACGGGTTCGTGAAGGGGAATGCCAGGGAGTTCTGGTCCTGGAGAATGCTCAGGGGTTCCATCTTCTGGATAGTCATGCTCGACAGATTTGATGCCCGGCGTCATTGGCGTcatgggggtgggaggtggaagcAGCCCATCCTGGCTCGTTGACGGGTTGGGCGATAACAGAGACGAATTCTGGTCAGATCTTTGTCCCGATGCTCCTGCGCCGGGAGTGGGAGGCAGCAAGCCATCGTGAGACACAGAGCTGGGAAGGGCGCCGGGTTGGCGAACGGTGTTGGTCGCATATATTCGCGGGGTTCCAAGCGGCCAGTACATGGCTCCTTCACGGCGGCTT from Podospora pseudoanserina strain CBS 124.78 chromosome 1, whole genome shotgun sequence includes:
- the RIC1 gene encoding WD40 repeat protein (COG:D; COG:K; COG:T; EggNog:ENOG503NWUQ), producing MYWPLGTPRIYATNTVRQPGALPSSVSHDGLLPPTPGAGASGQRSDQNSSLLSPNPSTSQDGLLPPPTPMTPMTPGIKSVEHDYPEDGTPEHSPGPELPGIPLHEPVVALRVARSGHLFATITPTSMTVWQTKPTVVLAVVVRSEASLESYGTNINLLLRPDSAIFVVHTSLGYLITYSLATDADSRVYKPHFTSHTNVQRRRQSHAGDPGHTAPDQILWGPGEGAGVRDVSIRFRMVIKVDAGIESALALDDELVVATRKPAAVQCIRWSPDSSGSQTTTELLSRMAWLEKKVTVKEMTHDRPMNLSTWITSDGKAYAVQRLNPNQKSSESDEPPDPKKLFKGYCFHVPSTEQHHAVRCVINARFSLIAVGCADGTVRVYSARDYSGNIPSSHTHSVPVSPGASGKLTTLSYSPDGYCLFAGYEKGWATWSVYGKPLSNSFHADHLIASTNGEEWLSGVLDAAWVGGACELLLTNKNHDAIWLLEMARSAVTGCYSPANLFRTVLQSTASVMVYRGYDLPDLTSISAEPSLWHTARIPSTYLLSQWPIKCTAISADGRYVAVAGRRGLAHYSVNSGRWKTFANDALENEFQVRGGLCWYQNILVAAVEVNRSFELRLYSREAALDSGKALFVQQMSAPVVLITPTGEDSLLAYTYDNLLYHYIFAPVSGSIRLIEVGHIAFHGIVRSPARVRGLSWVLPERQLLEGDPSQDVAHASVLFLVDGKLVLLRPSVQENNLKYDMRVICHNVEYYTSMRDQPFLEVASQRSGELQNGPSDPSLQDSLWIFDGTELKAWADMDPVLKAISGEVSRDIPSMISIPVDFYPLSTLLGKAIILGVESELIQRRDINFSFFRFCIRTHLFLPDILRSYLVANKSTEALQLAREHEHLEYFAHALEVLLHHVLDEEVDAHPPPAPENAILPRVLSLLSCFKQYLDIVVQCTRKTELRSWRTLFAYLPPPQELFEESLQRGSLKTAGGYLLVLHTFDELATVSEQSVRLLSRAMLEGDWELCKELARFLAALDETGDTLREAMEMVNISTRGRPDRGVLAGNGLMARLEIPSSGVFRPIGDASRRIGGSDSELEGQSASDAGSIISGTRSENRDDYS